Proteins encoded in a region of the Anoxybacillus amylolyticus genome:
- the sigH gene encoding RNA polymerase sporulation sigma factor SigH — protein MGEGFKSEHDRQLERLEDEELVERVHQGDSDALDFLIHKYQNFVRAKARSYFLVGADREDIVQEGMIGLYKAIRDFKEDKLTSFKAFAELCITRQMITAIKTATRQKHIPLNSYVSLDKPIYDEESDRTLMDVLSGAKPTDPEELIINREEVDDIEVKMAELLSDLERKVLVLYLDGRSYQEISEELNRHVKSIDNALQRVKRKLEKYLELREISL, from the coding sequence GTGGGCGAAGGCTTCAAAAGTGAGCACGACAGACAGTTAGAGCGATTGGAAGACGAAGAATTGGTAGAACGCGTTCATCAAGGAGACAGCGATGCGCTTGATTTTTTAATTCATAAGTATCAAAACTTCGTGCGAGCGAAAGCGCGTTCTTATTTTTTAGTAGGCGCAGACCGCGAAGATATCGTCCAAGAAGGAATGATTGGGCTGTATAAGGCGATTCGCGATTTTAAAGAGGACAAGCTAACGTCGTTTAAGGCGTTTGCCGAGTTGTGCATTACGCGGCAAATGATCACCGCGATCAAAACAGCAACGCGACAAAAACACATTCCGCTCAATTCCTACGTTTCCCTTGACAAACCTATCTATGATGAAGAGTCTGATCGGACATTGATGGATGTCCTCTCAGGGGCGAAACCAACAGACCCAGAAGAACTCATTATTAATCGCGAAGAAGTCGATGATATCGAAGTAAAAATGGCTGAGCTATTAAGCGATTTAGAACGAAAAGTTCTTGTGCTATATTTAGACGGTCGGTCATACCAAGAAATTTCGGAAGAGCTCAACCGTCACGTAAAATCAATCGATAACGCTTTGCAGCGGGTAAAGAGGAAGTTAGAAAAGTATTTAGAACTTCGAGAGATTAGTTTGTAA
- a CDS encoding NYN domain-containing protein, which yields MDILIVDGYNIIGAWPELRKLKGHDLSAARDMLIEKMAEYQGFTGHKVIIVFDAHLVQGMEKKYTNYQVDVIFTKEHETADERIEKMAKQLINVRTKVYVATSDYTEQWAIFGQGALRKSARELLIEMGAIERSISKKVKNIQEKKPQAKIPLTDEVAKIFEKWRRGEK from the coding sequence ATGGACATTTTAATAGTAGACGGATATAACATCATCGGCGCTTGGCCAGAGCTGCGCAAGCTAAAGGGGCACGACTTGTCAGCAGCGCGCGATATGTTAATTGAAAAAATGGCCGAGTATCAAGGATTCACTGGACATAAAGTTATTATCGTTTTCGATGCACATCTCGTACAAGGAATGGAGAAAAAGTATACAAACTATCAAGTGGACGTCATTTTTACAAAGGAACACGAAACAGCGGACGAGCGAATTGAAAAAATGGCAAAACAGCTAATTAACGTTCGAACGAAAGTGTATGTAGCAACATCTGATTATACGGAACAATGGGCCATTTTTGGACAAGGGGCGTTGCGAAAGTCCGCACGGGAACTGCTAATAGAGATGGGGGCAATTGAGCGGAGCATTTCGAAAAAAGTGAAGAACATTCAAGAGAAAAAGCCACAAGCTAAAATCCCGTTGACTGACGAAGTTGCGAAAATTTTCGAAAAATGGCGAAGAGGCGAAAAATGA
- the rlmB gene encoding 23S rRNA (guanosine(2251)-2'-O)-methyltransferase RlmB, whose translation MDLIIGKNPVMEALKTEREINKIWIAEGSQRGAMQAIVQLAKAQNVLIQYVPKQKLDQMTDGNHQGVVAQVAAYRYYDIDELFRRAADRNEPPFFLLLDELEDPHNLGSIMRTADAVGAHGIIIPKRRSVGLTQTVAKASTGAIEHIPVVRVTNLARTIEELKEKGVWIVGTDAKAKDDYRQLDGTMPIALIIGSEGKGISRLILEKCDFLIKLPMRGHVTSLNASVAASLLMYEVYRKRYPLGE comes from the coding sequence ATGGACTTGATTATCGGAAAAAATCCTGTCATGGAAGCGTTAAAAACAGAACGGGAAATAAACAAAATTTGGATTGCTGAAGGATCGCAGCGGGGAGCTATGCAGGCAATTGTTCAGCTAGCAAAAGCGCAGAATGTGCTGATTCAATACGTCCCGAAACAAAAGCTTGATCAAATGACGGATGGGAATCATCAAGGAGTAGTGGCTCAAGTAGCTGCTTACCGATATTATGACATTGATGAATTGTTTCGTCGTGCAGCAGACAGAAATGAACCTCCTTTTTTCTTATTGTTGGACGAGCTAGAAGATCCGCATAATTTAGGATCCATTATGAGAACAGCTGATGCAGTAGGTGCACACGGCATTATTATTCCGAAACGCCGTTCCGTCGGTTTGACACAAACAGTAGCGAAAGCCTCGACAGGAGCGATTGAGCATATTCCAGTTGTCCGCGTTACTAATTTAGCAAGAACGATTGAGGAGTTGAAAGAAAAGGGCGTGTGGATTGTTGGAACAGATGCGAAAGCAAAAGATGATTATCGTCAACTGGACGGAACGATGCCAATAGCGCTCATTATTGGCAGCGAAGGAAAAGGAATTAGCCGATTGATTTTAGAGAAATGTGATTTTTTAATTAAACTGCCAATGAGAGGACATGTCACTTCGTTAAACGCCTCGGTTGCTGCAAGCTTATTAATGTATGAGGTGTATCGCAAACGGTATCCTTTAGGAGAGTAA
- a CDS encoding Mini-ribonuclease 3, whose product MMMNFSLVKDAKQLNGLALAYIGDAVYELYVRHHLLSKGNVKPNHLHRQAIHYVSAKAQAHIVLTLLERTVLTEEEQAIIRRGRNTKSMTVPKNTDVQTYRYSTAFEALIGYHFLGNNEERMEELIAYSFDIVESQERKL is encoded by the coding sequence ATGATGATGAATTTCTCGCTAGTTAAAGATGCCAAGCAATTAAACGGTCTTGCGCTTGCTTACATCGGGGATGCCGTATATGAACTATATGTACGGCATCACCTCCTTTCTAAAGGGAATGTTAAGCCAAATCATTTGCATCGCCAAGCGATTCATTATGTTTCCGCAAAAGCGCAGGCACATATTGTATTAACATTATTAGAACGCACCGTACTGACGGAAGAAGAACAAGCAATAATTCGTCGCGGCCGCAACACTAAATCGATGACAGTACCAAAAAATACAGATGTGCAAACATACCGATATAGTACAGCATTTGAAGCGTTAATCGGCTATCATTTCCTGGGAAATAATGAGGAACGAATGGAAGAATTAATTGCTTATTCGTTTGACATTGTCGAAAGTCAAGAAAGGAAGTTGTAA
- the cysS gene encoding cysteine--tRNA ligase, with protein sequence MSIQLYNTLTRKKERFEPLEPNKVKMYVCGPTVYNYIHIGNARPAIVFDTIRRYLEFRGYNVQYVSNFTDVDDKLIKAARELGEDVPTIAERFIAAYFEDIAALGCKRANVHPRVTENIDIIIEFIEQLIQKGYAYEVDGDVYYKTRNFADYGKLSHQSIDELRAGARIEIGEKKQDPLDFALWKAAKEGEIAWDSPWGKGRPGWHIECSAMARKYLGDTIDIHAGGQDLTFPHHENEIAQSEALTGKTFAKYWLHNGYININNEKMSKSLGNFVLVHDIVKQIDPQVLRFFMLSVHYRHPINYSEELLESTKNGLERLKTAYTNLTHRLASSSNLTDHDEQWLAKIEECRAAFIQEMDDDFNTANAIAVLFELVKHANVYLLEKNTAETVIHTFLQTFEQLLDVLGISFKEELLLDEEIETLIQQRSEARKNRNFALADKIRDELKAKNIILEDTPQGTRWKRG encoded by the coding sequence ATGAGCATCCAGCTTTATAATACGCTCACACGAAAAAAGGAACGATTTGAACCACTTGAACCGAATAAAGTGAAAATGTATGTATGTGGTCCGACGGTGTACAATTATATTCATATTGGCAACGCTCGTCCGGCAATTGTGTTTGACACGATTCGTCGTTATTTAGAATTTCGCGGCTATAACGTTCAGTACGTTTCTAACTTTACAGATGTAGACGATAAGCTTATTAAGGCAGCAAGGGAATTAGGCGAAGATGTTCCAACGATTGCGGAGCGATTTATTGCCGCGTATTTTGAAGATATTGCTGCTTTAGGATGCAAAAGAGCGAACGTTCATCCTCGAGTTACGGAAAATATCGACATTATTATCGAATTTATTGAACAGCTTATTCAAAAAGGGTATGCGTATGAAGTGGACGGCGATGTATATTACAAGACGAGAAATTTTGCGGACTACGGAAAGCTATCCCATCAATCGATTGACGAACTGCGTGCTGGTGCGCGTATTGAAATCGGCGAAAAAAAGCAAGATCCATTAGACTTTGCACTATGGAAAGCAGCGAAAGAAGGGGAAATTGCGTGGGATAGCCCGTGGGGCAAAGGACGTCCCGGATGGCATATCGAATGTTCAGCGATGGCGCGGAAATATTTAGGTGATACGATCGATATTCATGCTGGTGGTCAAGATTTAACGTTTCCGCATCATGAAAATGAAATTGCGCAATCGGAAGCATTGACAGGAAAAACGTTCGCAAAATATTGGCTGCATAACGGGTACATTAACATTAACAATGAAAAAATGTCAAAATCGCTTGGCAACTTCGTTCTTGTACACGATATTGTGAAGCAAATCGATCCACAAGTGCTGCGTTTCTTTATGTTGTCTGTTCATTATCGCCATCCGATTAACTATAGTGAGGAACTATTAGAAAGCACAAAAAATGGGTTGGAGCGATTAAAAACAGCGTATACGAATTTAACACACCGTCTTGCAAGTAGTAGCAATTTAACTGATCACGACGAGCAATGGCTAGCGAAAATAGAGGAATGCCGCGCTGCCTTTATTCAGGAAATGGATGATGATTTTAATACAGCAAACGCAATCGCTGTGCTATTTGAACTGGTGAAGCATGCGAATGTATATTTGCTTGAGAAAAATACAGCGGAAACGGTCATCCACACCTTTTTGCAGACGTTCGAACAGTTGTTGGATGTATTAGGCATTTCTTTCAAAGAAGAGCTATTGCTTGATGAGGAAATCGAAACGCTTATTCAACAGCGGAGTGAAGCGCGAAAGAACCGGAATTTTGCCTTGGCTGACAAAATTCGCGATGAATTAAAGGCGAAAAATATTATTTTAGAAGATACGCCGCAAGGAACGAGATGGAAAAGAGGATAA
- the cysE gene encoding serine O-acetyltransferase, whose translation MFKTLKEDIDVIFEQDPAARSYLEVILTYSGLHAIWAHRIAHAFYKRKFYFIARFISQISRFLTGIEIHPGAKIGRRFFIDHGMGVVIGETCEIGDNVTVYQGVTLGGTGKEKGKRHPTIKDNCLIATGAKVLGSITIGENSKIGAGSVVLKDVPPNSTVVGIPGKVVVRNGVKVKDLNHTDLPDPIADRLKELEEEIANLRTELQQLKEGKKNYEHPAL comes from the coding sequence GTGTTTAAAACGCTAAAAGAAGACATCGATGTCATTTTTGAGCAAGACCCAGCGGCTAGAAGTTATTTAGAAGTGATTTTAACTTATTCCGGGTTGCATGCAATTTGGGCGCATCGAATTGCACATGCATTTTATAAACGAAAATTTTATTTTATTGCGCGCTTCATTTCGCAAATTAGTCGGTTTTTGACCGGCATTGAAATCCATCCAGGTGCAAAAATCGGTCGACGCTTTTTCATCGATCATGGGATGGGGGTTGTCATTGGTGAAACGTGCGAAATCGGCGATAACGTCACCGTATACCAAGGCGTAACGCTAGGAGGAACAGGAAAAGAAAAAGGAAAGCGCCATCCGACGATTAAAGACAACTGCTTAATCGCCACGGGGGCAAAAGTGTTAGGTTCCATTACGATTGGCGAAAACTCAAAAATTGGCGCAGGCTCGGTCGTATTAAAAGATGTTCCTCCAAACTCGACCGTTGTCGGCATTCCAGGAAAAGTCGTTGTGCGTAACGGAGTAAAAGTAAAGGACTTGAATCATACTGATTTACCAGACCCAATTGCAGATCGATTAAAGGAATTGGAAGAAGAAATAGCCAACTTACGAACAGAATTGCAACAATTAAAAGAAGGGAAGAAAAACTATGAGCATCCAGCTTTATAA
- the gltX gene encoding glutamate--tRNA ligase produces the protein MSYEVRVRYAPSPTGHLHIGGARTALFNYLFARHHNGKFIVRIEDTDIERNVEGGEQSQLENLKWLGIEYDESVDKDGGYGPYRQTERLEIYRRYTNELLEKGFAYKCFCTPEELEQEREAQKAAGIAAPQYSGKCRHLTPEQINQLEAEGKPYTIRIKVPEEKVYEFEDMVRGRVSFDSKDIGDWVIVKANGIPTYNFAVVIDDHLMKITHVFRGEEHLSNTPKQLMIYEYFGWEAPQYAHLTLIVNENRKKLSKRDESIIQFVSQYKELGYLPEAMFNFFALLGWSPEGEEEIFTKEELIRIFDVSRLSKSPSMFDKQKLTWMNNQYIKKLDLDRLVELSLPHLVKAGRLPETMSEEQKEWARHLIALYQEQMSYGAEIVELSELFFKEEVEYNEEAREVLSEEQVPDVLHAFLEEVKKLPSFMADDIKAAIKSVQKTTGQKGKKLFMPIRVATTGQTHGPELPLAIQLLGKKKVVQRLDKAIYSISESVDEEK, from the coding sequence ATGTCATACGAAGTAAGGGTGCGTTATGCGCCGAGTCCGACCGGTCATTTACATATCGGCGGCGCTCGAACAGCGCTGTTTAACTACTTGTTTGCTCGCCATCACAACGGAAAATTTATTGTTCGCATCGAAGATACAGATATTGAACGGAATGTAGAAGGTGGCGAACAGTCTCAGCTAGAAAATTTAAAATGGCTTGGTATTGAATACGATGAATCGGTTGATAAAGACGGGGGATATGGTCCATATCGCCAAACAGAGCGTCTTGAGATATACCGTCGATACACGAACGAGCTGTTGGAAAAAGGATTTGCATATAAATGTTTTTGTACACCAGAGGAATTAGAACAGGAACGTGAGGCGCAAAAAGCAGCGGGCATTGCGGCACCCCAATATAGCGGAAAATGTCGTCATTTGACACCAGAACAAATCAACCAGCTGGAGGCAGAAGGAAAACCGTATACGATTCGTATCAAAGTGCCGGAAGAAAAAGTATATGAATTTGAAGACATGGTACGGGGGCGCGTGTCGTTTGATTCAAAAGATATTGGCGATTGGGTCATTGTGAAAGCGAACGGCATTCCAACGTATAACTTTGCGGTGGTCATTGACGATCATTTAATGAAAATCACGCACGTATTTCGCGGGGAAGAACATTTATCCAATACGCCAAAGCAGCTAATGATTTACGAATATTTTGGTTGGGAAGCGCCGCAATATGCGCATTTGACACTTATTGTCAACGAAAACCGGAAAAAATTATCGAAGCGCGATGAGTCGATTATTCAGTTTGTATCCCAATACAAAGAGCTTGGGTATTTGCCAGAAGCGATGTTTAACTTCTTCGCTTTATTAGGATGGTCGCCAGAAGGAGAAGAAGAAATTTTTACAAAAGAAGAGCTTATTCGAATTTTTGATGTTTCTCGCTTATCTAAATCTCCGTCGATGTTTGATAAACAAAAGTTAACATGGATGAATAACCAATATATTAAAAAGCTCGATTTAGACCGGCTTGTCGAATTATCGCTTCCACATTTAGTGAAGGCGGGGCGGTTGCCTGAAACTATGAGCGAGGAGCAAAAAGAGTGGGCACGTCATTTAATTGCGCTGTATCAAGAACAAATGAGTTATGGTGCCGAAATTGTCGAATTGTCCGAGTTGTTCTTTAAAGAAGAAGTTGAGTATAATGAGGAAGCAAGAGAAGTGCTTTCTGAAGAACAAGTGCCAGATGTGCTTCATGCTTTTTTAGAAGAAGTGAAAAAGCTGCCATCGTTTATGGCGGATGACATTAAAGCAGCCATTAAATCGGTGCAAAAAACAACAGGGCAAAAAGGGAAAAAGTTGTTTATGCCGATTCGAGTAGCGACAACCGGTCAAACGCACGGACCAGAGCTGCCACTGGCGATTCAGCTGCTTGGCAAGAAAAAAGTTGTTCAACGTTTAGATAAGGCGATTTATTCGATAAGTGAAAGCGTTGACGAGGAGAAGTAA
- the ispF gene encoding 2-C-methyl-D-erythritol 2,4-cyclodiphosphate synthase — translation MFRIGQGFDVHQFVEGRPLIIGGIRIPYEKGLLGHSDADVLLHAVADACLGAIGAGDIGKHFPDTDSQYKNADSALLLQHVWGLVKKQGYELVNVDCTIIAQRPKMAPYIENIKEKIAQLLESDVSQVNVKATTTERLGFTGREEGIAAQAVVLLQKQ, via the coding sequence ATGTTTCGCATTGGACAAGGATTTGATGTTCATCAGTTCGTCGAAGGTCGTCCGTTGATTATTGGCGGCATTCGTATTCCATATGAAAAAGGATTGCTCGGCCACTCTGATGCAGACGTCTTATTACATGCGGTGGCAGACGCTTGTTTAGGCGCAATTGGTGCCGGCGATATCGGAAAGCATTTTCCGGATACCGATTCACAATATAAAAATGCTGATTCGGCATTGCTTTTGCAGCACGTATGGGGGCTTGTGAAAAAACAAGGATATGAGCTTGTGAACGTTGATTGCACGATTATTGCGCAGCGACCGAAAATGGCACCGTATATCGAAAACATCAAAGAAAAAATTGCGCAACTATTGGAAAGCGACGTATCCCAAGTAAACGTGAAAGCAACGACGACGGAGCGTCTCGGATTTACCGGTCGAGAAGAAGGCATTGCTGCCCAAGCAGTCGTATTACTGCAAAAGCAATAA
- the ispD gene encoding 2-C-methyl-D-erythritol 4-phosphate cytidylyltransferase, with amino-acid sequence MRYQVVIPAAGQGKRMKAGINKQLLELGGQPVIVRTLKIFEQDEWCEGIIVVVSEAERERFHELFQAFQLKKVNALVIGGAERQHSVYNGLKVASSELVLIHDGARPFVTMEKIHELVNEANEHGAAVPAVPMKDTVKRVQQGFVKETVERSSLWAVQTPQAFRVSLILTAHERAKQEGYIGTDDASLVERIGQKVKIIEGDYRNIKLTTPDDLLFAEAILLSKGER; translated from the coding sequence ATGAGGTATCAAGTGGTCATTCCTGCAGCAGGGCAAGGAAAACGGATGAAGGCGGGCATTAATAAGCAGCTGCTTGAACTTGGCGGCCAGCCGGTAATCGTTCGTACGTTAAAAATATTTGAGCAAGATGAGTGGTGTGAAGGCATCATTGTTGTTGTGAGCGAAGCGGAACGGGAACGATTTCACGAGTTATTTCAAGCATTTCAACTAAAAAAAGTGAATGCACTCGTTATCGGTGGTGCAGAGCGGCAACATAGCGTTTATAATGGACTTAAAGTAGCAAGTAGCGAACTTGTTCTCATCCATGATGGTGCTCGCCCATTCGTTACGATGGAAAAAATTCATGAATTAGTAAACGAAGCAAATGAGCATGGTGCAGCAGTTCCTGCGGTGCCAATGAAAGACACCGTCAAACGTGTTCAGCAAGGATTTGTTAAGGAAACGGTGGAACGCTCTAGCTTGTGGGCAGTACAAACTCCACAAGCTTTTCGTGTTTCGCTTATTTTAACTGCCCATGAACGTGCCAAACAAGAAGGCTATATTGGCACAGATGATGCGAGCCTTGTAGAGCGCATCGGGCAAAAAGTGAAAATCATTGAAGGGGATTATCGCAACATTAAGCTAACAACCCCAGATGATTTATTATTTGCGGAAGCCATTTTATTGTCTAAAGGAGAAAGGTGA
- a CDS encoding PIN/TRAM domain-containing protein, whose amino-acid sequence MLKRIVQLFFLVVGGTLGIMFLPDLLALMKVEHLSILNNPYMLAIVGALIFFIMTFWAVDYVVDVIRWMEESLVKAPVTDILFGSLGLIFGLVVAFLVVMPLKAFQFQVVNTVLPVFLTILLGYLGFQVGFKKRHELMSLFSISNRMAKKKGNEEENESQKGRALKILDTSVIIDGRIADICQTGFLEGTIVIPRFVLEELQHIADSSDVLKRNRGRRGLDILNRIQKELEMKVEIYEGDFDDIQEVDSKLVKLAKLTSGVVVTNDFNLNKVCELQNVRVLNINDLANAVKPVVLPGEELNVQVIKDGKEHNQGVAYLDDGTMIVVEDGKEYIGKRVDVLVTSVLQTSAGRMIFAKLKLLQKAL is encoded by the coding sequence ATGTTAAAAAGAATTGTTCAGTTATTTTTCTTAGTGGTTGGTGGAACGCTTGGGATTATGTTTCTTCCTGATTTGCTTGCGTTAATGAAGGTGGAGCATCTTTCTATTTTAAATAATCCATATATGTTGGCGATTGTTGGGGCACTTATTTTCTTTATTATGACTTTTTGGGCGGTAGATTACGTTGTCGATGTCATTCGCTGGATGGAAGAATCGCTTGTGAAAGCGCCTGTGACAGATATTTTATTCGGTAGTTTAGGCCTTATTTTTGGTCTAGTTGTTGCTTTTCTAGTTGTTATGCCGCTAAAGGCTTTTCAGTTTCAAGTGGTGAACACGGTATTGCCGGTCTTTTTGACCATTTTGCTTGGGTATTTAGGGTTTCAAGTTGGATTTAAAAAACGTCATGAATTAATGAGTTTATTTTCCATTTCCAATCGAATGGCAAAGAAAAAAGGGAATGAAGAAGAAAATGAAAGCCAAAAAGGTCGCGCATTAAAAATTTTAGATACAAGTGTAATTATTGATGGACGGATCGCAGACATCTGCCAGACGGGATTTTTAGAAGGAACGATTGTCATTCCGCGATTTGTACTAGAGGAACTGCAGCATATTGCGGATTCTTCTGATGTTTTAAAAAGAAACCGCGGTCGGCGTGGGTTAGATATTTTAAATCGCATTCAAAAAGAACTAGAAATGAAAGTGGAAATTTACGAAGGCGATTTCGATGATATTCAAGAAGTAGACAGCAAATTAGTGAAGCTGGCTAAATTAACATCAGGTGTTGTTGTCACTAACGATTTTAACTTAAACAAAGTATGTGAACTGCAAAATGTTCGAGTGCTCAATATTAACGATTTAGCTAATGCAGTAAAACCGGTCGTTCTTCCTGGGGAAGAATTGAATGTTCAAGTCATTAAAGACGGCAAAGAACATAATCAAGGTGTTGCTTATTTAGACGATGGAACGATGATTGTTGTCGAGGATGGCAAAGAATATATCGGTAAACGGGTTGACGTACTTGTCACAAGCGTGTTACAAACATCTGCAGGGAGAATGATTTTTGCAAAATTAAAACTTCTGCAAAAGGCGTTATAG
- the radA gene encoding DNA repair protein RadA, translating to MKKKTKFVCQSCGYESAKWMGKCPGCQAWNTMVEEMERGKPATRGVFVHSSDTASKPVPITTITTAQEPRITTNLFEFNRVLGGGIVKGSLVLIGGDPGIGKSTLLLQVSAQLAAQHHKVLYISGEESVKQTKLRADRLSVSAHDLYVLAETDLEHIHQAIEEIQPHFVVIDSIQTIYRAEITSAPGSVSQVRECTGELMRIAKTKGVAIFIVGHVTKEGSIAGPRILEHMVDTVLYFEGERHHTYRILRAVKNRFGSTNEIGIFEMRESGLLEVENPSEVFLEERSGGVAGSTVVASMEGTRPVLVEIQALISPTSFGNPRRMATGIDHNRVSLLMAVLEKRVGLLLQNQDAYLKVAGGVKLDEPAIDLAVAVSIASSFRDHPTNPSDVIIGEVGLTGEVRRVSRIEQRVQEAVKLGFQRIILPKNNLGGWSAPKGVDIIGVSHVAEALEYAFSRK from the coding sequence ATGAAGAAAAAAACAAAATTCGTTTGCCAATCATGTGGATACGAATCAGCTAAGTGGATGGGGAAATGCCCAGGATGCCAAGCGTGGAATACGATGGTGGAAGAAATGGAGCGGGGGAAACCGGCGACAAGAGGAGTGTTTGTTCATTCTTCCGACACCGCTTCTAAACCGGTACCCATTACAACAATTACGACAGCGCAAGAGCCGAGGATTACGACAAATCTTTTCGAGTTTAATCGCGTATTAGGTGGCGGCATTGTGAAAGGATCCCTTGTGTTAATCGGTGGAGATCCAGGGATTGGGAAATCAACGCTTCTTTTGCAAGTCTCCGCACAGCTGGCTGCTCAACACCATAAAGTACTATATATTTCTGGAGAAGAATCGGTAAAGCAAACGAAATTGCGAGCGGACCGCCTCAGTGTTTCCGCGCACGACTTATACGTTTTAGCAGAAACAGATTTAGAGCACATTCATCAAGCCATTGAAGAGATTCAGCCGCATTTTGTTGTCATTGATTCTATCCAAACGATATATCGCGCGGAAATTACCTCTGCACCGGGAAGCGTTTCCCAAGTAAGGGAGTGCACTGGAGAGTTGATGAGAATTGCGAAAACGAAAGGTGTGGCTATTTTCATTGTTGGCCATGTGACGAAAGAAGGATCGATTGCTGGACCGAGAATTTTAGAGCATATGGTAGATACGGTGCTTTATTTTGAAGGAGAAAGGCATCATACGTATCGAATTTTACGAGCGGTGAAAAACCGGTTTGGTTCGACGAACGAAATCGGCATTTTTGAAATGAGAGAGTCTGGGTTATTGGAAGTAGAAAATCCGTCCGAAGTATTTTTAGAAGAGCGCTCTGGCGGCGTTGCGGGCTCGACGGTTGTTGCTTCCATGGAAGGAACGAGACCTGTACTCGTTGAAATTCAAGCATTAATTTCACCGACAAGCTTTGGAAATCCACGACGAATGGCGACTGGCATTGACCATAATCGTGTGTCGTTGTTGATGGCAGTGCTTGAAAAGCGGGTCGGGCTACTTTTACAAAATCAAGATGCGTACTTAAAAGTAGCAGGCGGTGTGAAACTCGATGAGCCAGCAATTGATTTAGCAGTTGCGGTAAGCATTGCTTCGAGCTTCCGCGATCATCCCACGAACCCATCGGACGTAATCATTGGCGAAGTAGGGCTAACAGGGGAAGTACGTCGCGTTTCTCGCATTGAACAGCGCGTACAAGAAGCCGTGAAGCTCGGATTTCAGCGTATTATTTTACCAAAAAATAATCTTGGCGGCTGGAGTGCACCAAAAGGGGTGGACATTATCGGCGTATCGCATGTTGCAGAGGCATTGGAATATGCATTTTCTCGAAAATAG